From Dietzia sp. ANT_WB102, a single genomic window includes:
- a CDS encoding DUF2254 domain-containing protein encodes MTRLRFRLRQISLRFWFLPAVMTLTALALAALGTWLSHNPVTALTTGEAGVARWLYDGGVDGSRSVLSAIASSSIGVGGTVFSITIAALSYAAGSMGPRLLQNFTEDRGNQITLGIFISTFAFSLYSLRTVTAGEEGPPFVPHYNVTLALIMALGCIGALVYFIDHVTRSINTTRVVNLLTSDLRSSLLSVTEQSDPDHNVLPTPDEEFWAEAETLYAHNGGYLQLVDHQGLLNLAVESDTTIRLLVKPGDYLFPNSPIAEAFPSLPDGIHSRLTVGNSRTRNQDVEHAVRLLVEVGTRALSPGTNDPFTAVDVIDRFGDALCTLENRRWPTGVYSREGEIRLVVATSDFKGLVDCMFDQMRQFGAGAPSVSIRILDVLAVAARVLDDPERRAVLTWHATKLRDDALDATRNADDRVAIESRHRDVLEAVSQGTGKTPPAGAPLPARTRSPMQE; translated from the coding sequence ATGACCAGGCTTCGATTCCGACTCCGTCAGATCAGTTTGCGCTTCTGGTTCCTGCCCGCGGTCATGACACTCACCGCACTGGCTCTGGCCGCTTTAGGAACGTGGCTCTCTCACAACCCGGTCACCGCATTGACAACGGGGGAAGCAGGCGTTGCTCGCTGGCTCTACGACGGTGGGGTGGACGGGTCCCGGAGCGTGCTCTCGGCGATTGCGAGCAGTTCGATAGGCGTTGGCGGCACCGTCTTCTCCATCACGATCGCCGCCCTGTCCTATGCCGCGGGCTCGATGGGTCCACGACTACTCCAAAACTTCACCGAAGACCGCGGCAACCAGATCACGCTTGGCATCTTCATCTCCACTTTCGCGTTCAGCCTCTACAGCCTGCGCACGGTTACGGCCGGCGAGGAAGGGCCGCCCTTCGTCCCTCACTACAACGTCACCCTGGCACTCATCATGGCGCTCGGCTGCATCGGCGCGCTCGTCTACTTCATCGATCACGTCACCAGGTCAATCAACACGACGCGCGTCGTCAACCTCCTCACCTCGGACCTAAGGTCCTCCCTGCTCTCAGTCACCGAGCAGAGCGACCCCGACCACAATGTGCTGCCGACACCCGACGAGGAGTTCTGGGCTGAAGCCGAGACTCTCTATGCCCATAACGGCGGCTACCTGCAGTTGGTCGACCACCAGGGTCTCCTCAACCTCGCCGTCGAATCCGACACGACGATCCGACTCCTGGTGAAGCCCGGCGACTACCTCTTCCCTAACTCCCCCATCGCCGAGGCCTTCCCGAGCCTTCCCGACGGCATCCATTCCCGGCTCACGGTCGGCAACTCCCGCACCCGCAACCAAGACGTCGAGCACGCGGTGCGGCTCCTGGTCGAGGTCGGCACTCGTGCGCTCAGCCCGGGTACCAACGACCCTTTCACCGCTGTTGACGTGATCGACCGGTTCGGGGACGCACTGTGCACCCTGGAGAACCGCCGATGGCCCACAGGTGTGTATTCGAGGGAGGGCGAGATCCGTCTAGTCGTGGCGACGTCCGACTTCAAGGGACTGGTTGATTGCATGTTCGACCAGATGCGGCAGTTTGGGGCAGGTGCTCCGTCTGTCAGCATCCGGATCCTCGATGTGCTCGCCGTCGCCGCACGGGTACTCGACGACCCCGAACGTCGTGCAGTACTGACTTGGCATGCCACCAAGCTTCGTGACGACGCCCTCGACGCCACGCGCAACGCTGACGATCGGGTCGCCATCGAGAGCCGGCACCGCGACGTCCTCGAGGCAGTCAGCCAGGGAACAGGTAAAACTCCTCCGGCTGGAGCGCCTCTGCCGGCGCGCACCAGGTCGCCGATGCAAGAATAA
- a CDS encoding DUF3662 and FHA domain-containing protein has protein sequence MGFVGKFERTLQGAVGDAFARLFGGKVVAAEVEAQLRKQAEASLKVVDGHLLVSNSYTITLARSDYESFTEDEALAVKTFSRHLSDHISEQGWETYGPVTLTFVERDDLHTGQMRIDGVVDPDAVPFHISAAAPAPAPGHPAPSSPGASKENNNMQAPASNYPVSTGSGTRSAGWGGPADAPTQITQGRSSLTVSLHLEDGSGRTFRLQRGSNLLGRGQDAAFRLPDTGVSRQHADIRFDGREALLTDLGSTNGTTVNGGPVQDWQLADGDVIRVGHSEITVRFD, from the coding sequence GTGGGATTCGTCGGGAAGTTCGAACGCACGCTCCAGGGCGCCGTCGGCGACGCGTTCGCCCGTCTCTTCGGTGGCAAGGTCGTGGCGGCCGAGGTCGAGGCGCAGCTACGCAAGCAGGCGGAGGCCTCCCTCAAGGTGGTCGACGGGCACCTGCTGGTGTCCAACAGCTACACCATCACCCTGGCCCGGTCGGACTACGAATCGTTCACCGAGGACGAGGCGCTGGCCGTCAAGACCTTCTCTCGCCACCTGTCGGATCACATCTCCGAGCAGGGCTGGGAGACCTACGGACCGGTCACCCTGACCTTTGTGGAGCGCGACGACCTCCACACCGGACAGATGCGTATCGACGGGGTCGTGGACCCCGACGCCGTCCCCTTCCACATCTCGGCCGCCGCGCCGGCCCCGGCGCCGGGACACCCGGCACCGTCGTCGCCGGGTGCGAGCAAGGAGAACAACAACATGCAGGCACCCGCTTCCAACTATCCGGTCTCTACCGGATCAGGCACCCGCAGCGCCGGCTGGGGCGGCCCGGCGGACGCGCCCACCCAGATCACGCAGGGCCGGTCCTCGCTGACCGTCAGCCTGCACCTCGAGGACGGTTCCGGGCGCACGTTCCGGCTCCAGCGGGGCTCCAACCTGCTGGGACGCGGGCAGGATGCCGCGTTCCGCCTCCCCGACACGGGCGTGTCGCGCCAGCACGCCGACATCCGATTCGATGGCCGCGAAGCGCTTCTCACCGATCTCGGCTCGACCAACGGCACCACGGTCAACGGCGGGCCGGTCCAGGACTGGCAACTCGCCGACGGCGACGTGATCCGGGTCGGACACTCGGAGATCACCGTCCGCTTCGACTAG
- a CDS encoding FHA domain-containing protein, whose protein sequence is MQGLVLQLSRGLLLALLWLFIYLTLRALKTDVFGNVGMRSTGRSERRGGMFGRASKAVRHLVVTQGALAGTRITLSKQPVLLGRADSCTLVIDDDYASNQHARLSPHGPDWFLEDLGSTNGTYLDRTRVTTPVKVDAGTPIRIGKTVIELRT, encoded by the coding sequence GTGCAGGGACTCGTTCTGCAGCTCTCGCGCGGCCTGTTGCTGGCGCTGTTGTGGCTGTTCATCTACCTCACCCTGCGAGCGCTGAAGACCGACGTCTTCGGCAACGTGGGAATGCGGTCGACAGGCCGCAGTGAGCGTCGGGGCGGAATGTTCGGTCGCGCCTCCAAAGCAGTCCGGCACCTCGTGGTCACCCAGGGCGCGCTCGCAGGCACCCGCATCACCCTCTCCAAACAACCTGTGCTGCTGGGCCGAGCCGACTCGTGCACGTTGGTGATCGACGACGATTACGCCTCCAACCAGCACGCGAGGCTCTCCCCGCACGGCCCCGACTGGTTCCTCGAGGACCTCGGCTCGACCAACGGCACCTATCTGGACAGGACGCGGGTGACGACCCCGGTCAAGGTGGACGCCGGTACGCCGATCCGGATCGGCAAGACCGTGATCGAGCTCCGCACATGA
- a CDS encoding PP2C family serine/threonine-protein phosphatase, producing MTPGLVYTARSHLGMVRENNEDSAYAGPRLLALADGMGGHAAGEIASQFVVAALARLDEDEQGQDLTGALTRALTVGNNAIAAHVEAHPETDGMGCTATALLFDGRRMGLIHVGDSRAYLLRDGTLSQITKDDTFVQSLVDRGELSADEAHTHPRRSLILKALTGEPVEPTAVIREARVGDRYLLCSDGLSDPVSTETIAETLATGTVEEAADRLVQLALRSGGPDNITVVLADVLESPRNAPTIPVVVGAASGDEPGQIDPAADPYSHTAAGKAAAFSRAQVASRGDADGAPGGDAAGAGRGGRADDDEVDPAPPRGSRWRFALSVVGVLVLLAGIIGASALLVRSNYFVTESDSQVVVKRGISGEVFGISLASVSQVACITREGDLTMHSPDAIPTGCDVFTLGDLREPARETVRAGMPSGSLSDANAQVSRLAQDNLLPPCEPEERQERQGGQASSSSPSPSDSPSPTGSTSPTDPASPDDRPSPAAATAPPAAPSPSDRAASPPTPTSPEPVPGETCRVVN from the coding sequence ATGACCCCCGGGCTCGTCTACACCGCACGCTCGCATCTGGGCATGGTGCGGGAGAACAACGAGGACTCGGCGTACGCCGGCCCCCGGCTGCTCGCCCTGGCCGACGGGATGGGCGGGCACGCGGCGGGCGAGATCGCCAGCCAGTTCGTGGTGGCGGCGCTGGCCAGGCTCGACGAGGACGAACAGGGACAGGACCTCACAGGAGCGCTCACCCGCGCGCTGACCGTCGGCAACAACGCGATCGCCGCCCACGTGGAGGCGCACCCGGAGACGGACGGCATGGGCTGCACGGCCACCGCGCTGCTCTTCGACGGTCGTCGGATGGGTCTGATCCACGTGGGCGACTCGCGGGCCTACCTGCTGCGTGACGGCACGCTGAGCCAGATCACCAAGGACGACACCTTCGTGCAATCCCTCGTCGACCGCGGGGAACTCTCCGCCGACGAGGCACACACCCACCCACGGCGCTCGCTCATCCTCAAGGCGCTCACCGGGGAGCCGGTGGAACCGACCGCCGTCATTCGCGAAGCCCGGGTCGGCGACCGCTACCTGTTGTGCTCCGACGGCCTGTCCGATCCGGTGAGCACCGAGACCATCGCCGAAACTCTCGCCACCGGGACCGTCGAGGAGGCCGCGGACCGACTCGTCCAATTGGCACTGCGCTCGGGCGGGCCGGACAACATCACGGTCGTCCTGGCCGACGTCCTAGAATCCCCGCGCAACGCGCCAACGATCCCCGTCGTGGTGGGCGCCGCATCTGGGGACGAGCCCGGCCAGATCGACCCCGCGGCCGACCCCTACTCCCACACCGCAGCCGGAAAAGCCGCCGCGTTCTCCCGCGCGCAGGTCGCCTCGCGGGGGGACGCCGACGGTGCGCCCGGCGGCGACGCCGCGGGCGCCGGGCGTGGGGGCCGAGCCGACGACGACGAGGTCGACCCTGCCCCGCCGCGCGGCAGCAGATGGCGTTTCGCCCTGAGCGTGGTCGGGGTACTCGTACTCCTGGCCGGGATCATCGGCGCGTCCGCGCTGCTCGTCCGCAGCAACTACTTCGTCACCGAATCCGACAGCCAGGTCGTGGTGAAGCGGGGCATCTCCGGGGAGGTCTTCGGCATCTCCCTAGCCTCGGTCAGCCAGGTGGCGTGTATCACCCGCGAGGGCGACCTCACCATGCACTCCCCCGACGCCATCCCCACCGGGTGTGACGTGTTCACCCTGGGCGACCTCCGCGAACCCGCGAGGGAGACCGTGCGGGCCGGGATGCCCTCGGGCAGTCTCTCCGATGCCAATGCGCAGGTCTCCCGGCTCGCGCAGGACAACCTCCTGCCGCCATGCGAGCCCGAGGAGCGGCAGGAACGTCAGGGCGGTCAAGCCTCGTCGTCGTCGCCCTCCCCCTCGGACTCGCCGTCACCCACCGGTTCGACGTCGCCCACCGACCCCGCGTCACCCGACGATCGGCCGTCACCCGCGGCGGCGACCGCACCACCGGCCGCTCCCAGCCCATCGGACCGCGCGGCGAGTCCTCCCACCCCCACATCCCCCGAGCCGGTTCCCGGCGAGACCTGCCGGGTGGTGAACTGA
- a CDS encoding FtsW/RodA/SpoVE family cell cycle protein translates to MTSPASEPRGQAVPRSPRRGKELVLLIAATVIIGFSLLLVQLAQEQELSLALLWITLAFLGLTGGAHLLIRWLAPYADPVLLPGVALLNGLGLVLIYRLDLAYAATAAANGNDPPGMDVTRQLLWTLIGLAVMGAVLYFLRDHRVLARYGYTMGFAGLLLLAIPAVLPARFSEINGAKNWIILPGFTIQPGEFAKILLIVFFASILVEKRELFTTAGKRVLGVDLPRARDLGPIIVAWFLSLGVLVFNTDLGMCLLLFATVLTMLYVATERVSWLLIGVVLVAVGGVLAYALFGHVRVRFQIWRDPFAFFDTGGYQSSQALFGLASGGMGGTGLGNGRPDQVPFAGTDFITSTIGEELGLIGLAAVLMVYLLLILRGIRVGLTIRDSFGKLVAVGLAFTMAIQVFVVVGGVSTLVPLTGLTLPFMAYGGSSLLANYALLAILLRLSHDARRPLPTPRQAPALADAATGMMRTPRLSLGRKTG, encoded by the coding sequence GTGACCTCACCCGCATCAGAACCCCGAGGACAGGCCGTCCCCCGCAGTCCCCGCCGGGGCAAGGAACTCGTCCTGCTCATCGCGGCCACGGTGATCATCGGCTTCTCGCTGCTCCTGGTCCAACTCGCCCAGGAGCAGGAACTGTCCCTGGCGCTGCTGTGGATCACCCTGGCGTTCCTCGGCCTCACCGGCGGTGCCCACCTGCTCATCCGCTGGCTGGCCCCCTACGCCGACCCGGTGCTGCTCCCGGGCGTCGCGCTGCTCAACGGACTGGGTCTGGTGCTCATCTACCGGCTCGACTTGGCGTACGCGGCCACTGCCGCCGCGAACGGCAACGACCCGCCCGGTATGGACGTCACCCGGCAGTTGCTCTGGACTCTCATCGGCCTCGCCGTCATGGGCGCGGTCCTGTACTTCCTCCGCGACCACCGTGTGCTGGCCCGCTACGGCTACACGATGGGCTTCGCGGGACTCCTCCTGCTGGCGATCCCGGCCGTACTGCCCGCCCGGTTCTCCGAGATCAACGGCGCCAAGAACTGGATCATCCTGCCCGGCTTCACCATCCAGCCCGGCGAGTTCGCGAAGATCCTGCTCATCGTGTTCTTCGCCTCGATCCTGGTGGAGAAGCGCGAGCTGTTCACCACCGCCGGCAAGCGGGTCCTGGGCGTGGACCTGCCGCGCGCCCGCGACCTCGGGCCCATCATCGTGGCCTGGTTCCTGTCGCTGGGTGTGCTCGTGTTCAACACCGACCTCGGCATGTGCCTCCTGCTGTTCGCCACCGTGCTGACCATGCTGTACGTCGCCACCGAACGGGTGAGCTGGCTGCTCATCGGCGTCGTCCTGGTGGCCGTGGGCGGCGTACTGGCGTACGCACTGTTCGGCCACGTCCGCGTGCGCTTCCAGATCTGGCGGGATCCGTTCGCCTTCTTCGACACCGGCGGCTACCAGAGCTCGCAGGCCCTCTTTGGCCTCGCCTCCGGCGGCATGGGCGGCACCGGGCTCGGCAACGGTCGGCCCGACCAGGTGCCGTTTGCGGGCACCGACTTCATCACCTCCACCATCGGCGAAGAGCTGGGTCTGATCGGCCTGGCGGCGGTCCTGATGGTCTACCTGCTCCTCATCCTGCGTGGCATCCGGGTGGGGCTGACCATCCGCGACAGCTTCGGCAAACTCGTCGCCGTGGGGCTCGCGTTCACCATGGCGATCCAGGTGTTCGTCGTGGTGGGCGGCGTGTCCACGCTCGTGCCCCTCACCGGTCTGACCCTCCCGTTCATGGCATACGGAGGCTCCAGCCTCCTCGCCAACTACGCACTGTTGGCGATCCTGCTCCGGCTGTCCCACGACGCTCGCCGCCCGCTACCCACTCCACGCCAGGCGCCCGCGCTGGCCGACGCCGCCACCGGCATGATGCGGACCCCGCGGTTGTCGCTGGGCCGGAAGACCGGGTGA